The following proteins come from a genomic window of Paenibacillus swuensis:
- a CDS encoding carbohydrate ABC transporter permease encodes MKTTRLKQQLMLYALLIFITFITVGPFLSTLFIALKSPGEGIYDSTLPRHPTLANFVEAFDKANFSRYFLNTTIVTCLAIPLNLLLSNLAAYPLARMDFRGRSIVLAIIISTMMVPFQLYMAPLYQLADALGLRNTHIGLLLLQVSTAFGIYLMRQAYLRVPKELEESAYLDGANRFQVWYMVALPLVKPTLVTLAIFTFMGTWGDYLWPLLNTTDSERYTLSIGLAQLSQNFDGANLKLISAASILTTIPTLLIFIWLQKYFISGATDGAVKG; translated from the coding sequence ATGAAGACAACCAGATTAAAACAACAGCTGATGCTATATGCTTTGCTTATCTTTATCACGTTCATTACCGTCGGTCCGTTTCTGTCGACGCTCTTTATCGCCCTGAAGTCGCCGGGCGAAGGTATTTACGATTCCACCTTACCGCGGCATCCCACGCTGGCGAATTTCGTCGAAGCGTTCGATAAAGCGAATTTCTCGAGATATTTCTTGAACACGACGATCGTCACATGCCTCGCGATACCGCTGAACCTGCTGCTGTCCAATCTGGCCGCTTACCCGCTGGCGCGAATGGATTTTCGGGGACGGAGCATTGTGCTGGCGATCATCATCTCCACGATGATGGTGCCCTTTCAGCTTTATATGGCCCCGTTGTATCAATTGGCGGACGCGCTCGGCCTGCGCAATACACATATCGGACTTCTCTTGTTGCAAGTGTCCACCGCCTTCGGCATCTATTTAATGCGACAAGCCTACTTGCGGGTGCCGAAGGAACTGGAGGAATCGGCTTATTTGGACGGCGCCAACCGTTTCCAGGTGTGGTATATGGTTGCGCTGCCGCTAGTGAAGCCGACGCTGGTTACATTGGCAATCTTCACATTCATGGGCACATGGGGCGATTATCTGTGGCCGCTGCTCAACACGACCGACAGCGAACGGTACACCCTGTCCATCGGACTCGCGCAATTATCGCAGAATTTCGACGGAGCCAACCTGAAATTAATCAGCGCCGCTTCCATTCTCACCACCATACCTACATTACTCATCTTCATCTGGCTGCAAAAATATTTCATCTCGGGCGCGACGGACGGCGCTGTGAAAGGTTAA
- a CDS encoding LacI family DNA-binding transcriptional regulator, translating to MVTIYDIAAKANVSAMTVSRVINNTGKISEKTRAKVKKVMEELHYVPNQNARSLVLQQTRILFLLITDITNPFYTTVSRGAEDAAKRYGYRLLFGNSDESLEKEADYITTILTTRVDGVLMAPAGDPSIPHLESLLKHQVPFVLLDREVPGIECDIVLGDSKEGSRRLVGHLIDQGHRQIAMVNGSSSISSARHRLEGFKEAMKLNDLNYDSAYIHESSFGPLKDLSKMNNWLDQLNPFPTAILAGNNVLAYEIIRLLRYRGMRIPEDISVIGFDDFGPYADLDPFITVAAQQAYQFGYMGIQMLVERIQQEDKSGPWKKIVLPAELIIRRSVRALD from the coding sequence ATGGTCACCATCTACGATATTGCGGCAAAGGCGAATGTCTCAGCAATGACTGTTTCCAGAGTTATCAATAACACCGGCAAAATCAGTGAAAAGACACGCGCTAAAGTAAAGAAGGTCATGGAAGAGCTTCATTATGTCCCGAATCAGAACGCCCGCAGTTTGGTATTGCAACAAACACGGATTCTCTTTCTGCTGATTACGGATATTACGAATCCGTTCTATACCACCGTATCGCGAGGGGCCGAGGACGCCGCCAAGCGTTACGGCTACCGTCTTCTTTTCGGCAACAGCGATGAAAGCTTGGAGAAAGAAGCGGACTACATCACGACCATCCTAACCACGCGGGTGGACGGCGTGTTAATGGCGCCCGCGGGCGACCCTTCCATCCCCCATCTGGAATCACTGCTTAAACATCAAGTGCCGTTTGTTCTGCTGGACCGCGAGGTTCCCGGCATCGAGTGCGATATTGTCCTGGGCGACAGCAAGGAAGGTTCGCGCCGACTCGTCGGGCACCTTATTGACCAAGGCCACCGGCAAATCGCCATGGTGAACGGATCTTCTTCCATATCGAGCGCGCGGCACCGGTTAGAGGGCTTTAAGGAAGCCATGAAGCTGAATGATTTGAATTATGATTCTGCTTATATTCATGAAAGCAGTTTCGGTCCGCTGAAAGACTTGTCCAAGATGAATAACTGGCTTGATCAGCTCAATCCCTTCCCCACGGCCATTCTTGCCGGTAATAATGTGCTTGCATATGAAATCATTCGTCTGTTGAGATACAGGGGAATGCGGATTCCTGAGGATATCTCCGTAATCGGATTTGATGATTTCGGTCCTTACGCGGATTTAGATCCTTTCATAACGGTGGCGGCTCAGCAAGCCTACCAATTTGGGTATATGGGGATTCAAATGCTTGTGGAGCGAATCCAGCAAGAAGATAAGAGCGGGCCGTGGAAGAAAATTGTCTTGCCTGCGGAGTTAATCATCCGCAGATCGGTTCGAGCGCTGGATTGA
- a CDS encoding ABC transporter substrate-binding protein, whose protein sequence is MNKRFTKLAAGSLAAVLAIGLTACGNGNNEGKGNNNASNSGSTNEPSANSQAEKDALNGKVTLWTASLAGEPFDTYFKNVESEFEKMHPEVDVVIEDVPQNEMEQKVLISLTGTNVPDVVNLNPHYMSNIAAQGGLLDLTNEISEEAKTSFVEGPYQSGMYDGKLYALPWYLTTTVSWYNGDHFTKAGVTEIPTNITGIYETAKKVSQATGKPSYYPVVNDGNTIMEKMVTLAKGEPIVKDGKVTFEANADILEFFKVTQQMYKEGFIPQEAAEGSIKSGQQLYMSGNLSFLEGGVTFLGPVESGAPEVFKTSKAGQPLTAADAPVNVAVMNFAIPSKTQNKEAAVALAEFVSNAKNQLEFAKTAGTVLPSTTESLKDDYFKNPGDSPKALGMLEASKSLLRAKVLIPPTENSADLRAATKNIFVENLQGKTTPEEALKKLASEWNKAFEKTGEKVTF, encoded by the coding sequence ATGAACAAACGGTTTACGAAGCTGGCGGCGGGTTCGCTTGCGGCGGTATTGGCTATCGGTTTAACGGCATGCGGCAATGGAAACAACGAAGGTAAAGGCAACAATAATGCGTCGAACAGCGGCTCGACGAATGAACCATCCGCGAACTCGCAAGCGGAGAAAGACGCGCTGAACGGCAAGGTCACTTTGTGGACAGCTTCCTTGGCCGGGGAACCATTCGATACATATTTCAAGAATGTTGAAAGCGAATTCGAGAAGATGCATCCTGAGGTGGACGTCGTGATTGAAGATGTGCCGCAGAACGAGATGGAGCAGAAAGTGTTGATCTCGCTGACCGGAACCAACGTGCCCGATGTGGTGAATTTGAACCCTCATTACATGTCCAACATTGCTGCGCAAGGCGGCTTGCTCGATCTGACGAACGAAATCAGTGAAGAAGCGAAAACTTCCTTCGTGGAAGGTCCATACCAATCCGGCATGTACGACGGAAAATTGTATGCGCTACCATGGTACTTGACGACTACCGTTTCCTGGTATAACGGTGATCATTTCACCAAAGCCGGCGTAACAGAAATCCCTACGAATATAACCGGCATTTACGAAACGGCGAAGAAAGTGTCACAAGCGACGGGTAAGCCTTCGTATTATCCGGTCGTTAACGACGGCAACACGATCATGGAGAAGATGGTGACCCTGGCGAAGGGCGAGCCAATCGTGAAGGACGGCAAAGTGACGTTCGAAGCCAACGCGGACATTCTGGAGTTCTTCAAGGTGACACAGCAGATGTATAAGGAAGGATTCATTCCGCAGGAAGCGGCTGAAGGTTCGATCAAGAGCGGGCAGCAGTTGTACATGTCCGGCAACCTGTCATTCCTTGAAGGCGGCGTGACGTTCCTCGGACCTGTTGAATCGGGAGCCCCGGAAGTGTTCAAGACTTCCAAGGCGGGTCAACCGCTAACGGCGGCGGACGCTCCGGTTAACGTAGCGGTGATGAACTTCGCAATTCCTAGCAAAACACAGAACAAAGAAGCCGCGGTCGCACTGGCGGAGTTCGTCTCCAACGCCAAGAATCAATTGGAATTCGCAAAAACGGCCGGCACGGTGCTGCCATCCACGACCGAATCGCTGAAGGATGACTACTTCAAAAACCCAGGCGATTCCCCGAAAGCTCTTGGAATGCTGGAAGCGTCCAAATCGCTTCTGCGGGCGAAGGTGCTGATTCCGCCAACGGAGAACAGCGCGGATCTGCGCGCCGCTACGAAAAATATTTTCGTCGAGAACTTACAAGGGAAGACAACGCCTGAAGAAGCGCTGAAAAAACTGGCTTCCGAGTGGAACAAAGCTTTTGAAAAAACAGGTGAGAAGGTAACATTCTAA
- a CDS encoding L-fucose isomerase, whose translation MTDSQQFRFQSGFPKIGIRPTIDGRRKGVRESLEEQTMLMAQSTAALISEHLRYPNGEPVECVIAESCIGGVAEAAACADLFAKSGVGVSITVTPCWCYGTETMDMDPAIPKAVWGFNGTERPGAVYLAAVLSGYAQKGLPAFGIYGEDVMDSGDPTIPQDVQGKLLGFARAGLAAAYMRGKAYLSMGSVSMGIAGSIVNDSFFQEYLGMRTEYVDMTEFVRRMDETIYDPGEFEKALAWVKENCAEGPDNNPEEIQTSRERKDQDWETVVKMTIIARDLMIGNPKLAELGYEEEAQGHHAIVSGFQGQRQWTDHFPNGDFMEAMLNSSFDWNGIRAPHIVATENDSLNGAAMLFGYLLTNTAQIFADVRTYWSPDSVKRVTGHTLTGAAENGLLHLINSGPATLDGTGEQQKDGKPAMKPFWDITQDEAQKCLDATSWRPASVEYFRGGGYSSDFLTRGGMPMTMSRINLVKGIGPVLQIAEGYSVDLPEEVHNVLDLRTDSTWPTTWFAPILTGAGAFRSVYEVMDQWGANHGSISYGHIGADLITLASILRIPVNMHNVPETDIFRPRAWGLFGTANPESADYRACHNYGPLYK comes from the coding sequence ATGACAGATTCACAGCAGTTTCGATTTCAAAGCGGATTTCCTAAAATCGGTATCAGACCGACGATCGACGGGCGGCGCAAAGGGGTCAGGGAGTCTCTGGAAGAACAAACGATGCTGATGGCCCAATCTACGGCTGCTCTGATTTCCGAACACCTCAGATATCCGAATGGGGAACCGGTCGAATGCGTTATTGCCGAAAGCTGTATCGGCGGGGTTGCGGAGGCTGCGGCCTGTGCTGATCTTTTTGCCAAATCGGGTGTAGGGGTTTCGATCACAGTTACGCCTTGCTGGTGTTATGGTACGGAAACGATGGATATGGATCCTGCCATACCTAAAGCGGTGTGGGGGTTTAACGGGACGGAACGGCCGGGAGCTGTATATTTGGCTGCGGTGCTTTCCGGCTATGCTCAGAAGGGGCTGCCTGCCTTCGGGATTTACGGTGAAGATGTGATGGATTCGGGCGACCCGACCATCCCTCAAGATGTACAAGGTAAGCTGCTCGGGTTTGCCCGTGCGGGATTAGCTGCGGCTTACATGCGGGGGAAAGCTTATCTGTCGATGGGTTCTGTATCCATGGGAATTGCCGGATCGATCGTGAACGATTCTTTCTTTCAGGAATACCTTGGCATGCGTACGGAATATGTGGATATGACCGAGTTCGTTCGTCGGATGGACGAAACCATATATGACCCTGGCGAATTTGAGAAAGCGCTTGCGTGGGTGAAAGAAAATTGTGCGGAAGGCCCTGACAATAATCCGGAGGAAATTCAAACTTCGCGGGAACGGAAAGATCAGGACTGGGAAACCGTGGTCAAGATGACGATAATCGCCCGTGATCTTATGATCGGCAACCCCAAGTTGGCAGAGCTAGGCTATGAGGAGGAAGCGCAAGGGCATCATGCGATTGTTTCCGGTTTTCAGGGGCAGCGTCAATGGACGGATCACTTTCCGAACGGAGATTTTATGGAAGCGATGTTGAATTCCTCGTTTGATTGGAATGGGATTCGCGCACCCCACATCGTGGCAACGGAGAACGACAGCCTGAACGGCGCGGCCATGTTGTTTGGTTACCTGCTTACCAACACCGCGCAGATTTTCGCGGATGTGCGGACGTATTGGAGTCCTGACAGTGTGAAACGGGTGACAGGGCATACCTTAACAGGCGCCGCGGAAAACGGACTCCTGCATTTGATTAATTCCGGTCCCGCGACATTGGACGGCACAGGGGAACAACAGAAGGACGGAAAGCCGGCTATGAAGCCGTTCTGGGATATTACACAGGACGAGGCCCAGAAATGTCTGGACGCCACTTCTTGGAGACCCGCATCCGTAGAATATTTCCGGGGGGGAGGGTATTCGTCGGACTTCCTGACACGCGGCGGCATGCCGATGACGATGTCCCGGATTAATCTGGTGAAGGGCATCGGACCGGTATTGCAAATTGCGGAAGGGTATTCTGTGGACCTGCCGGAGGAGGTACATAACGTGCTGGATTTACGCACGGACTCAACGTGGCCGACTACCTGGTTTGCGCCGATTCTCACTGGAGCAGGGGCTTTCCGCAGCGTTTATGAAGTGATGGATCAATGGGGAGCGAATCACGGTTCCATCTCCTATGGACATATCGGTGCGGATTTGATCACATTGGCCTCCATTCTGAGGATACCGGTGAACATGCATAATGTACCGGAAACCGATATTTTCCGTCCAAGGGCTTGGGGCTTGTTCGGCACGGCGAACCCGGAAAGCGCGGATTATCGGGCATGTCACAATTACGGACCTTTGTATAAATAA
- a CDS encoding FAD-dependent oxidoreductase — MRTIRYNERDIPVISDKVECIVVGGGTGGAAAAISALEQGLKTLVVEKTISLGGTQTNSLVSPMMPTHVELRSVNRIITERLNQEGIVTSDGTTTCSWFNVESLSYVLEQLITERGGQLLYDANLVDCIREQGRITHIVVNTCGGLAAIEGGTFVDATADAVLSRLAGVPVNSGNEDGHNQQISFRFEMGGINIPSLRSFMRSLGDQFCKIDDPEFYEIAMVPGKGHVLEPLFRQGLADGVLTEDELRYFQAFTQPGKPSVMSFNCPHVPGIAQTTDPIMRSQAVTKGRSMIRRLVRFLPRYIPGFERSYLLKEATQLGIRESYRIVGKYVLNEEDYIRRARFADGIARGDWYIDVHSVLKEMVEKPRYACGEYYEIPYRSLITREISNLIAVGRHISSTFLMQASLRIQPTVRDIGEAAGVACAYSVRHGIELNEIDGTEIKKLLGMVEETA; from the coding sequence TTGCGGACGATACGATATAACGAACGAGACATTCCTGTAATATCCGACAAGGTGGAGTGTATTGTTGTCGGGGGAGGAACGGGCGGCGCGGCAGCGGCGATCTCGGCGCTGGAGCAAGGCTTGAAGACGCTGGTTGTGGAAAAGACGATCTCTTTGGGGGGAACCCAGACGAATTCGCTCGTGTCGCCGATGATGCCGACCCATGTGGAGTTACGGAGCGTCAACCGAATCATTACGGAACGGTTGAATCAGGAAGGCATTGTAACAAGCGACGGCACAACGACATGCAGCTGGTTTAATGTGGAGTCCTTAAGCTACGTGCTGGAGCAGCTCATCACGGAGCGGGGCGGGCAATTGCTCTATGATGCGAATCTAGTCGATTGCATCCGGGAGCAGGGTCGCATTACGCATATCGTCGTCAACACTTGCGGCGGACTGGCAGCCATTGAGGGCGGCACGTTTGTGGACGCCACAGCGGATGCGGTTTTATCCCGCCTGGCCGGCGTGCCGGTCAACTCAGGGAACGAGGACGGTCATAACCAACAGATTTCGTTCCGCTTTGAGATGGGCGGAATTAATATACCTTCGTTGCGATCGTTCATGCGTTCGCTCGGCGACCAGTTCTGCAAAATCGACGATCCGGAATTCTACGAAATCGCCATGGTGCCCGGCAAAGGACATGTGCTGGAGCCTCTTTTCCGCCAAGGGTTGGCGGACGGGGTGCTCACGGAAGATGAACTGCGCTACTTCCAGGCGTTCACGCAGCCGGGCAAGCCTTCGGTCATGTCATTCAACTGCCCGCATGTACCGGGGATCGCCCAGACGACGGATCCGATTATGCGGTCGCAGGCGGTGACCAAAGGACGGAGCATGATTCGCAGATTAGTGCGGTTCCTGCCTCGATACATTCCAGGATTTGAGCGGAGTTACCTCTTGAAGGAAGCGACGCAGCTCGGCATTCGCGAATCTTACCGCATTGTTGGCAAGTATGTCCTGAATGAAGAGGACTATATTCGTCGCGCCCGGTTCGCGGACGGGATCGCGCGCGGAGATTGGTATATCGATGTGCACAGTGTGTTGAAGGAAATGGTCGAGAAGCCTCGGTACGCTTGCGGCGAGTATTATGAAATTCCGTATCGATCTCTGATTACCCGGGAGATCAGCAATCTGATTGCCGTGGGAAGACATATCTCGAGCACATTTCTGATGCAGGCCTCCTTGCGCATTCAGCCGACGGTACGGGATATCGGTGAGGCGGCAGGAGTAGCTTGCGCTTATTCGGTCCGTCATGGGATTGAATTGAACGAGATTGACGGCACTGAAATTAAAAAGCTGCTGGGGATGGTGGAAGAAACGGCATGA
- a CDS encoding carbohydrate ABC transporter permease, with amino-acid sequence MNKKPAAAVGRALGAQKRKWSMKQATPWLFLLPSIVILSLFLIFPILKAFEWSFLDYKIIANEGEFVGFANFKEIFQDSSFWAALTHTIVFLLLVLPLNIFLPMILAVLVNQKLRGESAFRVLYYLPVVTPMVVAALMWKMLYSQNGAVSQLLVFLGVYEAPTNLLVQSSTALAAVAAITVWKGLGYYMVIYLASLQSIPGDIYESASIDGASALQKFRIITVPMLVPSITLVSVMTIIAGMKVFEEIALTTGGGPSGATTTLVMYIYDHFRNIDVSIASAAGLVLLLLSVAASLLQMKLTSKREDDLRM; translated from the coding sequence ATGAACAAGAAGCCAGCCGCCGCCGTAGGCCGAGCCCTCGGCGCTCAGAAGCGGAAGTGGAGCATGAAGCAAGCGACGCCTTGGCTGTTCCTGCTTCCATCCATCGTCATATTAAGCCTGTTCCTCATCTTTCCGATTCTCAAAGCGTTTGAATGGAGCTTCTTGGACTATAAAATCATTGCGAATGAAGGGGAGTTCGTCGGCTTCGCGAATTTTAAAGAGATATTCCAGGATTCATCGTTCTGGGCGGCGCTTACGCATACCATTGTCTTTCTCCTTCTGGTGCTGCCTCTGAATATCTTTTTACCAATGATTTTAGCAGTCCTAGTGAACCAGAAGCTGCGGGGAGAGTCGGCGTTCCGGGTGCTGTACTATTTACCGGTCGTGACGCCGATGGTTGTAGCCGCCCTAATGTGGAAAATGCTCTACTCCCAGAACGGTGCCGTGTCTCAGCTCCTGGTGTTTCTGGGGGTGTATGAAGCGCCGACGAACTTGCTTGTCCAATCGTCGACCGCCTTGGCCGCCGTAGCCGCTATTACGGTTTGGAAAGGACTAGGGTATTATATGGTCATTTATCTCGCCAGTCTTCAATCCATACCCGGCGACATCTATGAATCGGCCAGCATCGACGGGGCCAGCGCGTTACAGAAATTCCGGATCATAACGGTGCCGATGCTAGTGCCTTCCATTACACTGGTTTCGGTCATGACCATCATCGCCGGCATGAAAGTGTTTGAGGAAATTGCGTTGACGACAGGCGGAGGCCCGTCCGGCGCGACGACGACGTTGGTCATGTACATCTATGATCACTTTAGGAATATCGATGTCAGCATTGCTTCCGCTGCGGGACTTGTCCTGCTATTGCTCTCGGTTGCGGCATCGCTGCTGCAGATGAAACTGACGAGCAAGCGCGAAGACGACTTGAGAATGTAA
- a CDS encoding class II aldolase/adducin family protein, translating into MNTAEIREELCKYAQKTVHNKLVVGPGGNISARFNGHMYLSPSGFALDEVSPEQWVEVNIETGHITDNGLRPSSEVLMHLYAYRVNPDIHAIVHTHPPYCIAFTLVERELPIMFPDQAALVGKTVYIPYVLPTTDKLADALRDKVNEASSILLGNHGLVTTGRNLREAYYRTEVVEESAKIYLIAKAIREPKVLTQEEYEEIASLESEAYRIELLQKMK; encoded by the coding sequence GTGAATACGGCTGAAATCAGGGAAGAGTTATGCAAATACGCGCAAAAAACAGTCCACAACAAACTGGTAGTCGGCCCTGGGGGCAATATAAGCGCCAGGTTTAACGGGCATATGTACCTTTCGCCCAGCGGCTTTGCCTTGGACGAAGTTAGCCCGGAGCAATGGGTGGAGGTGAACATTGAGACCGGCCACATCACCGATAACGGACTGCGTCCATCGTCCGAGGTGCTTATGCATCTCTACGCATATCGTGTGAATCCGGATATCCACGCCATCGTACACACCCATCCTCCCTACTGTATCGCCTTTACACTTGTGGAGCGGGAGCTGCCCATCATGTTCCCGGATCAAGCGGCTTTAGTGGGGAAAACGGTTTATATACCTTATGTTTTGCCTACAACCGATAAACTTGCGGATGCTCTGAGGGACAAGGTGAATGAAGCGAGCTCCATCCTGCTTGGCAACCACGGTCTAGTCACGACAGGCCGAAATCTCCGAGAGGCCTATTATCGTACAGAGGTCGTGGAGGAGAGCGCGAAGATTTACCTGATTGCCAAAGCCATCCGTGAGCCCAAGGTATTGACACAAGAAGAGTATGAGGAGATTGCTTCCCTGGAAAGCGAAGCTTATCGAATCGAGCTTCTTCAGAAGATGAAGTGA
- the msrA gene encoding peptide-methionine (S)-S-oxide reductase MsrA, giving the protein MTTHNMEQQSTKRELATFAGGCFWCMVTPFEEQPGIHGIISGYMGGHTANPSYEQVKSGETGHAEVVQITYNPDVFPYERLLKLYWQQIDPTDAGGQFQDRGSQYRTAIFYHNERQKEAAEESRQAIENSGRFMDPIVTEIVEATVFYQAEDYQQDFHKKDPAYYKEDRKQSGRDTFIQEYWK; this is encoded by the coding sequence ATGACTACACATAACATGGAACAGCAATCTACGAAGCGGGAGTTGGCGACCTTTGCCGGCGGATGTTTCTGGTGCATGGTTACGCCTTTCGAGGAGCAACCCGGCATTCACGGTATCATATCGGGTTATATGGGCGGTCATACGGCTAATCCCAGCTATGAACAAGTGAAGAGCGGTGAAACCGGTCATGCGGAAGTTGTGCAAATTACATATAATCCGGATGTATTCCCTTATGAGCGACTCTTGAAGCTATACTGGCAACAAATTGATCCTACGGATGCGGGCGGGCAGTTTCAGGACCGGGGGAGCCAGTACCGAACGGCCATCTTTTATCACAACGAACGTCAAAAGGAAGCCGCGGAGGAATCCAGGCAAGCTATCGAGAACAGTGGACGCTTCATGGATCCGATCGTGACCGAGATCGTTGAAGCGACAGTCTTTTATCAAGCGGAAGATTATCAGCAGGATTTTCACAAAAAGGATCCGGCATACTATAAAGAGGACCGAAAGCAATCGGGCCGGGATACCTTTATCCAGGAATACTGGAAATAA
- a CDS encoding Gfo/Idh/MocA family protein, translated as MRNHRIVVVGCGNMANAWVDYALSRHDTEIVGLVDIKAEFAEAFAIRRNLTCPVFTDVQEAVTVTGATVVFDVTIPESHYGVATTALASGCHVFGEKPMAETMEQARALIGKAAEADRSLAIMQNRRYDKNIRACRELVNEGKGVLGRLGMVNADFFLGAHFGGFRDAMNSPLLLDMAIHTFDQARFITGSDPVSVYCHEFNPPGSWYAGAASAVCIYEMSDGSVFTYRGSWCAEGAATSWQGNWRIIGELGTAIWDGETEPYAEVVSPGTHEGEFMLPHHRISNSAEWSGQGGHAGCLDEMFASITEGRSAETDCRDNIKSMAMVIGAVESARLGQKVELNGYW; from the coding sequence ATGAGGAACCATAGAATCGTTGTTGTAGGCTGCGGAAACATGGCCAATGCATGGGTTGATTATGCCTTATCACGTCACGATACGGAGATTGTAGGATTAGTTGATATCAAAGCGGAGTTTGCAGAAGCGTTCGCAATCCGCAGAAATCTGACTTGCCCTGTATTCACGGATGTCCAAGAGGCTGTTACGGTGACCGGAGCCACGGTTGTCTTCGATGTGACCATTCCGGAAAGCCATTACGGCGTTGCGACAACGGCGCTTGCAAGCGGATGTCATGTGTTCGGCGAAAAGCCCATGGCCGAAACGATGGAGCAGGCAAGGGCTCTGATCGGAAAAGCCGCAGAAGCAGACCGCAGCTTAGCTATCATGCAGAATCGCCGGTACGACAAGAATATTCGAGCTTGCAGAGAACTCGTCAACGAAGGAAAAGGAGTACTGGGAAGACTCGGGATGGTAAACGCGGACTTCTTCCTCGGTGCGCATTTCGGCGGGTTTCGGGATGCGATGAACAGTCCGTTGCTGCTGGATATGGCTATACATACCTTCGATCAGGCGAGGTTTATCACAGGCAGCGATCCTGTATCCGTATATTGTCATGAATTCAATCCGCCGGGTTCCTGGTATGCGGGCGCTGCCTCGGCTGTCTGTATTTATGAAATGTCCGACGGGTCCGTGTTTACTTACCGCGGGTCATGGTGCGCGGAAGGGGCGGCGACTTCATGGCAAGGGAACTGGCGAATTATTGGCGAACTGGGGACGGCCATCTGGGATGGCGAGACGGAGCCCTACGCTGAAGTGGTTAGCCCCGGTACTCACGAAGGAGAGTTTATGCTGCCGCATCATCGTATATCCAACTCTGCGGAGTGGTCGGGACAAGGAGGCCATGCCGGTTGTTTGGATGAAATGTTCGCCTCGATCACAGAAGGCCGTTCCGCGGAGACCGATTGCCGAGACAATATTAAGAGCATGGCGATGGTGATTGGCGCTGTGGAAAGCGCTCGTCTAGGACAGAAAGTGGAATTGAATGGGTATTGGTAA